The following proteins come from a genomic window of Anaerobutyricum hallii:
- a CDS encoding ABC transporter permease, whose product MKKREHKSLSAVLAKYCMIGPITLWMYLLVAIPFLYIIAISFMHKGTYGGVVAGFTLQNYKDILNPLYLQTFAKSIGMSIIVTLICLIIAYPFTYFVSQKTEIQKTIFMSMIMIPFCVSMIIRLFSWVNILRTDGVINNFFSTFGIGPFKLVYNQTGALIGLIYMLLPFMILPLYSSIEKLDASLLEAAQDLGAKPVISFLKVTLPLTKPGIFAGCVMVFIPSMGLYFITDLMGGSKTLVIGNLIKNQFITARNWPLGAAMSVILMLITLLMLQMYRKAGGSMDDLSGM is encoded by the coding sequence ATGAAAAAAAGAGAACATAAAAGCTTGAGTGCTGTTTTGGCAAAATATTGTATGATAGGACCAATCACATTATGGATGTATTTATTAGTAGCTATTCCTTTCCTTTATATTATTGCAATTAGTTTTATGCATAAAGGAACGTATGGAGGAGTTGTTGCAGGTTTTACATTGCAAAATTATAAAGATATTTTAAATCCATTGTATTTACAGACCTTTGCAAAATCAATTGGTATGTCTATCATTGTCACCTTGATCTGTCTTATTATTGCATATCCTTTTACTTATTTTGTATCTCAGAAAACAGAGATTCAGAAAACAATTTTTATGAGTATGATTATGATTCCATTTTGTGTCAGCATGATCATACGATTATTTTCATGGGTAAATATTCTTAGAACAGACGGTGTAATAAATAATTTTTTTAGTACATTTGGTATTGGACCATTTAAATTGGTATATAACCAGACAGGAGCATTAATAGGACTCATTTATATGTTATTACCTTTCATGATTCTCCCATTATACAGTTCTATTGAAAAATTGGATGCTTCTCTATTAGAAGCAGCGCAAGATCTTGGTGCTAAGCCGGTTATTTCTTTTTTAAAAGTAACACTTCCTCTTACAAAACCAGGAATTTTTGCAGGATGTGTTATGGTGTTTATTCCATCTATGGGACTGTACTTTATTACAGATTTAATGGGCGGAAGTAAAACACTTGTTATTGGAAATCTTATAAAAAATCAGTTTATTACAGCAAGAAACTGGCCTTTAGGAGCAGCAATGTCGGTTATATTAATGCTCATTACGTTGCTTATGCTACAAATGTATCGGAAGGCGGGCGGAAGTATGGATGACCTTAGCGGAATGTAA
- a CDS encoding ABC transporter ATP-binding protein, with product MTEKEVIVRLADINKSYGDNHVVRNLNIDIYKGEFLTLLGSSGCGKTTTLRMIAGFEIPTSGKIYVEGNDVRNQEPYERKVNTVFQNYALFPHMTIYDNVAFGLTMKKLPKDQIKKKVIDMLELVQLSGFETRKPDQLSGGQKQRVAIARALINEPKVLLLDEPLGALDLKLRRQMQFELKRLQKKLGITFIYVTHDQEEALTMSDRIAIMHKGNLEQLSVPKDIYEHPATEFVADFIGESNLFYGMVTKQKNQILNINLENGTILAKSKQVKENEIVYVSVRPENIRISFEPVEGFSLSGKVIEHVFVGQVTKTIISLSNGNQIKMNTFSNDKMIAENSKVYLYWEPEDAVVIKSRSDEVFNVIENMSFSQGD from the coding sequence ATGACAGAAAAAGAAGTTATAGTACGATTGGCAGATATAAATAAATCATATGGAGACAATCATGTTGTACGTAATTTAAATATTGATATTTATAAAGGTGAATTTTTAACCCTTCTTGGTTCTTCAGGATGTGGAAAAACAACAACATTACGTATGATTGCAGGATTTGAAATCCCCACATCCGGAAAAATATATGTCGAGGGAAATGATGTCAGAAATCAGGAACCTTATGAAAGAAAAGTAAATACAGTATTTCAAAATTATGCTTTATTTCCACATATGACCATTTACGATAATGTAGCATTTGGACTTACTATGAAAAAGCTTCCTAAAGATCAAATAAAAAAGAAAGTTATTGATATGCTTGAATTAGTTCAGCTTTCCGGGTTTGAAACCCGGAAGCCGGACCAGCTATCCGGAGGACAGAAGCAGAGAGTAGCAATAGCAAGAGCATTAATTAACGAACCGAAAGTACTTCTTTTAGATGAACCGCTAGGAGCGCTTGATTTAAAATTACGAAGGCAGATGCAGTTTGAATTAAAACGGCTTCAGAAAAAATTAGGAATTACTTTTATATATGTCACGCATGATCAGGAAGAAGCACTTACGATGAGTGATCGTATTGCCATTATGCATAAAGGAAATCTAGAACAGTTGTCTGTTCCAAAAGATATTTATGAGCATCCGGCAACAGAATTTGTAGCAGATTTTATTGGAGAATCTAATTTATTCTATGGAATGGTAACAAAACAGAAAAATCAAATTCTGAATATTAATCTTGAAAATGGAACAATTTTGGCAAAATCAAAACAGGTAAAAGAAAACGAAATAGTATATGTTTCAGTGCGTCCAGAGAATATCAGGATATCCTTTGAACCAGTAGAAGGCTTTTCTTTATCTGGAAAAGTAATAGAACACGTTTTTGTGGGACAAGTAACGAAAACTATTATTTCGTTGTCAAATGGAAACCAGATAAAAATGAATACATTTTCCAATGATAAAATGATTGCAGAAAATTCAAAAGTGTATCTTTATTGGGAACCGGAAGATGCAGTAGTTATCAAATCTCGAAGTGATGAAGTATTTAATGTGATTGAAAACATGAGTTTTTCACAGGGAGACTAA
- the thiS gene encoding sulfur carrier protein ThiS, whose product MVKINGQDCDKAGISVAEYLAAENYNVNHIVVEYNLTIIPKEQYGQTILKDGDEVEIVSFMGGGC is encoded by the coding sequence ATGGTAAAAATTAACGGACAGGACTGTGATAAGGCAGGGATTTCAGTTGCAGAGTATCTTGCAGCGGAGAATTATAATGTAAATCATATTGTTGTGGAGTACAATCTTACGATCATTCCAAAAGAACAGTATGGTCAGACCATTCTTAAAGATGGAGACGAAGTCGAAATCGTCAGTTTTATGGGTGGTGGATGTTAA
- a CDS encoding ABC transporter permease — MKRDKKKKRMNTFQNICIALVFIFLYIPIFVVILFSFNTSKMNIVFEGFTFQWYGSFFQNRTLMESFYNSLIIAAASTVISTIIGTIGAVGLGKYEFKGKKLVDMLLYVPIVIPEIVLGVAMLSIYTLLQVPLGLTTMTIAHITFCIPFVVISVRARLSGFDGNLEEAAMDLGANRFKTFMKITLPLIMPGVISGATLALSLSLDDVIISFFCSGPGSTTLPLKILEMVKHGVSPEVNALSTIITFIIIFIISMNTQSQIKKMKKAA, encoded by the coding sequence ATGAAGAGAGATAAAAAGAAAAAGAGAATGAATACCTTCCAAAATATATGTATTGCTTTAGTGTTTATATTTTTATATATACCGATTTTCGTAGTAATACTATTTTCGTTTAATACATCAAAAATGAACATTGTATTTGAAGGTTTTACATTTCAGTGGTATGGTAGTTTTTTTCAGAACAGAACGTTAATGGAGTCATTTTATAATTCATTGATTATTGCGGCAGCATCTACTGTTATTTCAACCATTATTGGGACTATAGGTGCAGTTGGACTTGGGAAGTATGAATTTAAAGGGAAAAAACTTGTAGATATGCTTTTATATGTACCAATTGTTATACCGGAAATTGTACTTGGTGTTGCAATGCTTTCTATTTATACATTATTACAGGTGCCACTTGGATTGACTACAATGACGATTGCACATATTACATTCTGCATTCCGTTTGTTGTGATATCTGTTAGGGCAAGATTGTCTGGGTTTGATGGTAATCTAGAAGAAGCGGCCATGGACCTTGGGGCAAATCGTTTCAAGACGTTTATGAAAATTACGCTCCCTTTAATTATGCCGGGAGTGATATCAGGAGCAACTCTTGCATTATCTCTTTCATTAGATGATGTAATTATTAGTTTTTTTTGCAGTGGTCCCGGAAGTACAACGCTTCCATTAAAGATTCTCGAGATGGTTAAACATGGCGTATCGCCGGAGGTAAATGCGCTTTCAACGATTATTACTTTTATTATTATTTTTATCATTAGTATGAATACACAGTCTCAGATTAAAAAAATGAAAAAAGCAGCCTAG
- a CDS encoding amidohydrolase, which translates to MKADYCLKSSAVFTGIEEKTKEACILIKKNRIIDVVPFEMKDKFIDENTIVLDYKNKLIMPGFVDAHTHFFSGALSASEHVCEDIVNSVSEEECVKMLLQYAKAHPKEKRIRGRGWFITNWGDAPLPTKKSLDKAFPDIPVYLQAADCHSYWCNSKALEECRITKDMEVSSGYIGKLENGELSGMLVELEALQPADKMYRSFTKEEQKDIYINFIKKTAANGITSLSEMMPADYNEENYVRYTIIKELEKEKNFNIRLHIFPKLYDCENYDMALKLQKEFDSDYMRISGVKGFIDGVTETYTGLLLEPYTDNPDTRGIGVPVKSQRELNRSVIKANAAGLPVRIHCIADGSVRMALDAFEESAKVNKNNLANTIEHIENIDPVDIHRFKELKVIPSMQPIHLILDAHGKINRIGKKRIQYEWPVKTLLDDCHEMAFGTDYPVVEINPFENIYAAVTRKNKDGSPASYNPWEKVSMAEALKAYTYGAAKAYSRENELGSLEKGKLADVIVIDRNLFEVSEKEILEAKVDMTMLGGKIIYEH; encoded by the coding sequence GTGAAAGCAGATTATTGTTTAAAAAGTTCAGCAGTATTTACAGGAATCGAGGAAAAAACAAAAGAGGCATGCATATTGATTAAAAAGAACCGCATTATAGATGTGGTTCCTTTTGAAATGAAGGATAAATTTATAGATGAAAATACTATTGTTTTAGATTATAAAAATAAGTTGATCATGCCTGGATTTGTAGATGCGCATACTCATTTTTTCTCAGGAGCATTATCAGCAAGTGAGCATGTATGCGAGGATATTGTAAATTCAGTTTCTGAAGAAGAATGCGTAAAAATGCTCCTTCAATATGCAAAGGCTCATCCAAAAGAAAAACGAATTCGAGGAAGAGGATGGTTTATTACAAACTGGGGCGATGCTCCACTTCCAACAAAGAAAAGTCTTGATAAAGCCTTTCCAGATATTCCAGTATATCTGCAGGCAGCGGATTGCCATAGTTACTGGTGTAATTCTAAAGCATTAGAGGAGTGCAGGATTACAAAAGATATGGAGGTGAGTAGTGGGTATATAGGAAAACTTGAAAATGGAGAGCTCAGTGGGATGCTGGTAGAATTAGAGGCGCTACAACCAGCTGATAAAATGTACCGATCTTTTACAAAAGAAGAACAAAAAGATATCTATATAAATTTTATTAAGAAGACGGCGGCGAATGGTATTACAAGTTTAAGCGAGATGATGCCAGCAGATTATAATGAAGAAAATTATGTACGTTATACTATTATAAAAGAGCTTGAAAAAGAAAAAAATTTTAATATAAGACTCCATATTTTTCCTAAACTTTATGATTGTGAAAATTATGATATGGCATTAAAATTACAAAAAGAATTTGATTCCGATTATATGAGGATTTCCGGAGTAAAAGGATTTATTGATGGGGTAACAGAAACATATACAGGATTACTTCTTGAACCTTATACAGATAATCCAGATACGAGAGGGATTGGAGTACCTGTAAAATCACAGAGAGAACTAAACCGTTCTGTGATTAAGGCAAATGCAGCCGGTTTGCCGGTAAGAATTCACTGTATCGCAGATGGTTCTGTAAGGATGGCATTAGATGCATTTGAAGAATCAGCAAAAGTTAATAAAAATAATTTAGCAAATACAATCGAGCATATTGAAAATATTGATCCTGTGGATATTCATCGTTTTAAAGAATTAAAAGTAATTCCATCGATGCAGCCGATACATTTAATTTTAGATGCACATGGAAAGATTAATCGAATAGGAAAGAAACGAATACAATATGAATGGCCGGTAAAAACACTTTTAGATGATTGTCATGAAATGGCATTTGGTACAGATTATCCCGTAGTTGAAATTAATCCGTTTGAAAATATATATGCAGCAGTAACAAGAAAAAATAAGGATGGAAGTCCAGCAAGTTACAATCCATGGGAAAAAGTCAGTATGGCAGAAGCTTTAAAAGCATATACTTATGGAGCAGCAAAAGCATATAGCAGAGAAAATGAATTGGGAAGTCTGGAAAAAGGAAAATTGGCAGATGTTATTGTAATAGACAGAAATTTGTTCGAAGTTTCAGAGAAAGAGATTTTAGAAGCTAAGGTAGATATGACGATGCTTGGTGGAAAAATCATATATGAACATTAA
- a CDS encoding DUF362 domain-containing protein, whose amino-acid sequence MEKSKVYFTDFRAKLGEGLPMKLKRLLKKAGISEIDMENKFVAIKMHFGELGNISFLRPNYAKAVADVVKELGGKPFLTDCNTLYPGSRKNALEHLQCAWENGFTAMTVGCPILIADGLKGTDDIEVPVEGGEYIEKAKIGRAIMDADIFISLSHFKGHETTGFGGAIKNIGMGCGSRAGKKEQHTNGQPTIHEELCRGCRRCMRECANNGLVFDEETKKMHIDGTNCVGCGRCIGACNFDAIEFENWAATKDLNCRMAEYTKAVIDGRPNFHISLVVDVSPNCDCHAENDAPILPNIGMFASFDPLALDQACVDACLKMQPLPNSQLFENMHKEGFCDHHDHFENTTPESEYKTCLEHAEKIHLGSRNYELIVMK is encoded by the coding sequence ATGGAAAAATCAAAAGTATATTTTACTGACTTTAGGGCAAAGTTAGGAGAGGGACTTCCAATGAAGTTAAAAAGACTTCTGAAAAAGGCTGGAATCTCCGAAATTGACATGGAAAATAAATTTGTAGCTATTAAAATGCATTTTGGAGAACTTGGTAACATAAGTTTTTTACGTCCTAATTATGCCAAAGCGGTTGCTGATGTAGTAAAAGAATTAGGTGGAAAGCCATTTTTAACAGATTGTAATACGTTATATCCGGGAAGCCGTAAGAACGCATTAGAGCATTTGCAGTGTGCCTGGGAGAATGGCTTTACAGCAATGACGGTTGGATGCCCTATTTTAATTGCAGACGGTTTAAAAGGAACAGATGATATTGAGGTACCTGTTGAGGGTGGCGAATACATAGAAAAAGCGAAGATTGGACGAGCAATCATGGATGCAGACATTTTTATTAGTTTAAGTCACTTTAAAGGACATGAAACAACCGGATTTGGTGGAGCGATTAAAAATATCGGTATGGGCTGTGGCTCTCGTGCAGGAAAAAAGGAACAGCATACGAATGGTCAGCCAACGATTCATGAAGAATTATGTCGTGGATGTCGTCGCTGTATGAGAGAATGTGCGAATAATGGTCTTGTATTTGATGAAGAGACAAAGAAGATGCACATTGATGGAACGAATTGTGTAGGATGTGGAAGATGCATCGGCGCATGTAACTTTGATGCGATTGAATTTGAAAATTGGGCGGCAACAAAAGATTTAAATTGCAGAATGGCAGAATACACAAAAGCAGTAATTGATGGAAGACCGAATTTCCATATTTCACTTGTTGTTGATGTATCCCCAAACTGTGACTGCCATGCGGAAAATGATGCACCGATTCTTCCAAATATCGGAATGTTTGCATCTTTTGATCCATTAGCATTGGATCAGGCATGTGTAGATGCCTGCTTAAAGATGCAGCCGCTTCCAAACAGTCAGCTGTTTGAAAATATGCACAAGGAAGGGTTCTGTGATCATCATGATCATTTTGAAAATACTACACCTGAGTCTGAATACAAAACCTGTCTGGAACATGCAGAAAAGATTCATCTCGGAAGCAGAAATTATGAGCTAATTGTAATGAAGTAG
- a CDS encoding thiazole synthase: MQKEDKLIIGGHEFESRFILGSGKYSMKLIEAAVRDAGAQIITLAVRRANTKEHENILDYIPKDVTLLPNTSGARNAQEAVRIARLARELGCGNFVKVEIMRDSKYLLPDNQETIKATELLAKEGFVVMPYMYPDLNAARDLVNAGAACVMPLASPIGSNKGLATKEFIQILIDEIDLPIIVDAGIGKPSQACEAMEMGAAAIMANTALATAGDLPMMAAAFRQAIEAGRKAYLSGLGRVLTRGAAASDPLTGFLH; this comes from the coding sequence ATGCAGAAAGAAGATAAGTTAATCATTGGCGGTCATGAATTTGAATCTCGTTTTATTCTCGGTTCTGGGAAGTATTCTATGAAACTGATCGAAGCAGCGGTAAGAGATGCCGGAGCACAGATTATTACGTTAGCAGTTCGAAGAGCGAATACAAAAGAACATGAAAATATTTTAGATTATATTCCAAAGGATGTTACACTGTTACCAAATACTTCCGGAGCAAGAAATGCACAGGAAGCAGTGCGGATCGCACGATTAGCAAGAGAACTTGGCTGTGGAAATTTTGTAAAAGTAGAGATTATGCGTGATAGTAAGTATCTGCTTCCGGATAATCAGGAAACAATTAAAGCTACAGAACTTCTTGCAAAAGAAGGATTTGTTGTTATGCCATATATGTATCCGGATTTAAATGCTGCCAGAGATCTTGTGAATGCAGGAGCAGCCTGCGTTATGCCATTAGCATCTCCAATTGGTTCTAATAAAGGTTTAGCTACGAAAGAGTTTATCCAGATTTTAATTGATGAGATTGATCTTCCGATTATCGTAGATGCAGGAATCGGTAAGCCTTCACAGGCATGTGAGGCAATGGAGATGGGTGCAGCAGCAATTATGGCAAATACTGCGTTGGCAACTGCCGGTGATCTTCCGATGATGGCTGCAGCTTTTCGTCAGGCAATCGAAGCAGGAAGAAAGGCATATTTATCCGGTTTGGGACGTGTACTTACAAGAGGAGCAGCTGCATCAGACCCACTGACAGGATTTTTACATTAA
- a CDS encoding P-II family nitrogen regulator: protein MKEISIIIKPEKIEQIKEIADKHHCGGMTISTVMGCGTQLGYADGGSVVKGMHTSINLLPKIRVDVVVKNAAVNEIILDICDKIPTGNVGDGKIFVRDIEDAIRIRTGERGEGVL, encoded by the coding sequence ATGAAAGAAATATCCATTATTATTAAACCAGAAAAAATAGAGCAGATTAAAGAGATTGCGGATAAACATCATTGTGGAGGTATGACTATTTCTACTGTAATGGGATGTGGAACACAATTAGGATATGCAGACGGAGGCAGTGTTGTCAAAGGAATGCATACAAGCATTAATCTTCTTCCGAAAATCCGGGTAGATGTTGTTGTAAAAAATGCAGCAGTAAATGAGATTATTTTGGATATCTGTGACAAAATACCTACGGGAAATGTGGGAGATGGTAAAATTTTTGTTCGTGATATTGAAGATGCTATTCGTATCAGAACAGGTGAGAGAGGGGAAGGAGTGTTGTAG
- the thiH gene encoding 2-iminoacetate synthase ThiH produces the protein MENQFLIDSEYLSKEALEKKHRLETDPSSRKNHMEYMEGMEQIKSDVMDKVMSQMHSYDYEKYTAKDVKAALEHETCSIEDFKALLSPAAAPFLEQMAQKAKIETSKHFGNTVYLFTPLYIANYCENYCVYCGFNCYNHINRMQLNMEQIAHEMKVIADSGMEEILILTGESRAKSDVKYIGEACKLASKYFRMVGLEIYPVNTDEYRYLHECGADYVTVFQETYDSDKYETLHLMGHKRVWPYRFEAQERALMGGMRGAGFSALLGLSDFRKDALASALHVYYLQRKYPQAELSLSCPRLRPIINNDKINPLDVGEKQLCQVLCAYRIFLPFVGITVSSRESETFRNGIVKIAATKVSAGVSTGIGDHESKYTGKEEDGEQGDEQFEINDERSFKKMYEDISEEGLQPVLNDYLYV, from the coding sequence ATGGAAAACCAGTTTTTAATCGATTCAGAATACTTATCGAAAGAAGCTCTAGAGAAGAAACATCGCCTGGAAACAGACCCTTCCTCAAGAAAGAATCATATGGAATATATGGAAGGAATGGAACAGATCAAATCAGATGTCATGGATAAAGTGATGAGTCAGATGCATTCTTATGATTACGAAAAGTATACAGCAAAAGATGTAAAAGCAGCGTTAGAACATGAAACCTGTTCTATTGAAGATTTTAAAGCATTATTATCTCCGGCTGCCGCACCATTTTTAGAGCAGATGGCACAGAAAGCAAAGATAGAAACAAGCAAACATTTTGGAAATACGGTATATCTTTTTACTCCGCTTTATATAGCAAACTATTGCGAGAATTATTGCGTTTATTGTGGTTTTAACTGTTATAATCATATTAACCGCATGCAGCTTAATATGGAGCAGATTGCTCATGAGATGAAAGTAATCGCTGATTCCGGTATGGAAGAGATTTTGATACTTACAGGAGAGAGCAGGGCAAAAAGTGATGTCAAATATATTGGAGAAGCATGTAAGCTTGCCAGCAAGTATTTTCGTATGGTCGGTCTCGAAATTTATCCGGTAAATACAGATGAATATCGTTATCTGCATGAATGTGGCGCAGATTATGTTACAGTTTTTCAGGAAACCTATGATTCCGATAAATACGAGACGTTACATTTGATGGGACATAAGAGGGTATGGCCATATCGTTTTGAAGCACAGGAAAGAGCTCTTATGGGAGGAATGCGAGGTGCTGGATTTTCAGCTCTTCTTGGCTTATCCGATTTTCGAAAAGATGCTCTGGCAAGTGCATTGCATGTTTATTATCTACAAAGAAAGTACCCACAGGCAGAACTCTCCCTTTCTTGTCCAAGACTTCGTCCAATCATCAATAATGACAAGATCAATCCTTTAGATGTAGGAGAAAAACAACTTTGTCAGGTTTTATGCGCTTATCGTATTTTCCTTCCATTTGTCGGAATTACGGTTTCTTCCAGAGAAAGTGAAACATTTCGAAATGGTATTGTAAAGATTGCGGCAACAAAAGTATCCGCCGGAGTTTCTACAGGAATCGGTGACCACGAAAGTAAATATACCGGAAAGGAGGAGGACGGCGAGCAGGGCGATGAACAGTTTGAGATCAATGATGAACGAAGTTTTAAGAAAATGTACGAAGATATTTCAGAAGAAGGTCTGCAGCCGGTCTTAAACGATTACCTTTATGTCTGA
- a CDS encoding thiamine phosphate synthase yields the protein MSDLICITNRKLCSNNFLDQIEMIASAHPKAIVLREKDLSEKEYEQLARQVMQICQKHGTQCVLHSFSNVASALGAVAVHMPLPLLQKMTPQEKSHFQIIGASCHSLEEAKEAQDLGCTYITAGHIFLTDCKKGLPGRGLSFLEEICKAVRIPVYAIGGISSQNIESVRKTGAAGACIMSGFMRCKTVEEIM from the coding sequence ATGTCTGATCTTATATGTATCACAAACAGGAAACTTTGTAGCAATAACTTTTTAGACCAGATAGAAATGATTGCCAGTGCGCATCCAAAAGCTATTGTATTAAGAGAGAAAGATCTTTCTGAGAAAGAATATGAGCAATTAGCCAGACAGGTAATGCAAATTTGTCAGAAGCATGGAACACAGTGTGTCCTCCATAGTTTTTCTAATGTAGCAAGTGCACTTGGGGCAGTGGCAGTGCATATGCCATTACCATTACTTCAAAAAATGACACCGCAAGAAAAATCACATTTTCAAATAATTGGAGCTTCTTGTCATTCTTTAGAAGAAGCAAAGGAAGCACAGGATTTAGGGTGTACCTATATTACTGCCGGACACATTTTCCTCACTGACTGTAAAAAAGGATTACCGGGAAGAGGACTTTCTTTTTTAGAAGAAATCTGCAAAGCGGTTAGAATTCCGGTATATGCAATTGGAGGAATCTCTTCACAGAACATTGAGTCCGTCAGGAAGACAGGGGCAGCGGGAGCATGTATAATGAGTGGTTTCATGCGATGTAAGACTGTGGAAGAAATCATGTAA
- a CDS encoding ABC transporter substrate-binding protein: protein MMKKMLTKLSAIILSGLMAATILTGCGSKSGDSAKKEVNVICWSEYLPDDVISSFEEEKGITVNMTTYTSPDDMLAKVQSSKAGTYDLIIAPENYAPIFSKQNLLEKLDRDKIPNYTNIDSKYLGRENDPDNTYSFPYMFASAVIAVNTDVIKDKIESYADLLNSKYKDKIVIIEDSRAVYSMAAMAEGCDANDTSDKTLKAVESYLTKLLPNIHAFDGDSPKTLMINGECPIGLIYGAEALLAQKEVSSIKCYYPKEGVYLGSDSLMITADAQNKDNAYELMNYIMDGDVSAKISEEFPYINPNKAALEKLGTEYSENPLTNPADDVINRACTLTDIGDNISKIVDLWTKIKG, encoded by the coding sequence ATGATGAAAAAGATGTTAACAAAATTATCAGCAATTATATTAAGTGGTCTAATGGCAGCAACAATATTAACTGGATGCGGATCGAAATCAGGAGATTCTGCAAAAAAAGAAGTAAATGTAATTTGTTGGTCAGAATATCTTCCGGATGATGTTATTTCTTCATTTGAAGAAGAGAAGGGAATCACAGTAAATATGACAACCTATACTTCTCCAGATGATATGCTTGCAAAAGTACAAAGTTCAAAGGCAGGTACATACGATTTGATTATTGCTCCGGAAAACTATGCTCCTATTTTTAGTAAACAGAATTTACTTGAAAAACTTGATCGAGATAAAATTCCTAATTATACAAATATTGATTCTAAATATTTAGGAAGAGAAAATGATCCAGATAACACATATTCTTTCCCATATATGTTTGCCAGTGCAGTGATTGCAGTAAATACCGATGTAATTAAAGATAAGATTGAAAGTTATGCTGATTTACTAAATAGTAAATACAAGGATAAAATAGTTATCATTGAAGATTCCAGAGCAGTATACAGTATGGCTGCGATGGCAGAGGGCTGCGATGCTAATGACACGAGTGATAAAACATTAAAAGCAGTAGAAAGTTATCTGACAAAATTATTGCCAAATATTCATGCATTTGATGGTGACAGTCCGAAAACATTAATGATCAATGGAGAATGTCCAATCGGATTGATTTATGGCGCAGAAGCCCTGCTTGCGCAGAAAGAAGTTTCATCAATTAAATGCTATTATCCAAAAGAAGGTGTTTATCTGGGTTCTGATTCTTTAATGATCACAGCAGATGCACAAAATAAAGATAATGCTTATGAACTGATGAATTATATTATGGATGGTGATGTCAGTGCAAAGATTTCAGAAGAATTTCCATATATTAATCCAAATAAGGCAGCTCTTGAAAAACTGGGAACGGAATATAGTGAAAATCCTTTAACAAATCCTGCAGATGATGTAATTAATCGTGCATGTACATTAACAGATATAGGAGATAATATTTCTAAGATTGTTGATTTATGGACGAAGATTAAGGGATAG